The genomic interval TCAGCTGGTGAAAGTTCTCAGAGAGCACTTGCCAGAAAGTTATCAGACATACATAGAGCCCTTTCTGGGAGGTGGAGCTCTTTTCTTTGAGCTTATGCCAGAAAAAGCCGTAGTGAGCGACATAAACGAGGAGCTCATAAACGCTTACAGAGTAATAAGGGAAAATGTAGACGAGCTTATACAGGACCTGAGCAGGCATGTAAACAGTCCAGAATACTATTACCGTATCAGGTCCCTTGACCCCAAGAAACTTGACCCTGTGAAAAGGGCAAGCAGGTTCATATACCTTAACAAAACGTGTTATAACGGCCTTTACAGAGAAAATTCAAAGGGAGAGTTCAACGTGCCCTTTGGTTATTATGAAAACCCCAAGATACTGGACGAAGAAAATTTGAGAGCTATCAGCGAATATTTTAATTCCTCACAGGTAATCATCCTAAACAGCGACTTTATGGAGGTCTGTGCTCTGGCAAAAAGTGGAGACTTTGTTTACCTTGACCCGCCTTATTACCCTTATGACAACGTTTCTTCCTTCACTAAATATACCAGATACGACTTTACAGAAAGAGACCATTTAGAACTTGCAGAAGTTTTTAAAGAGCTTAACAGGAAAGGTGTGTATGTTATGCTCACCAATTCAAACACAGACTTCATAAAAAGGCTATACAGCGGTTACAGGATAAAGGAGCTTTACGCATTCAGGGCTATAAATTGCAGGGGAGACCTTCGTAAAAGGAGAAAGTCCGACCTGCTTATAACCAACTACTGACATGCTCACAGATAGAATTGAAAAGGCCAGAAAGCTGATAGGGGAGCTCTCAGAGGGAGATTACAGAAGGCTTGGCAGGACTTTAGGTGTGGGCATGTATCTCTTTAACCTCCTAAAAGACAGCCTTGAGCCCTCTTACCTTGAGCTCTTAAAGGATTTTGACCGTCTGTCTCTTGAGAAGAAAAAAGCCATACTCAGAAGCCTTGAGGAAAGGCTAAAGCATCCACTCCCCAGTCTGGAAGTAGACTTTTCAAAGGTGGAAAAAAAGCCCATAAGTGCCTTTTTCAAACCTCTGGAGGAGCTAAAGAGCCTTGAGGAGAAGGAAAAGAGGACTCTCAAAGCCCTTGGCATAAAAGACCTATACTCAGCTCTGTGGTTTGCACCCCTGAGGTATGAGGACAGGAGGCTTCTACACACCATAAAAACCGCAAAGCCAGGACAGAAGATAGCCCTGAAGTTGAAAGTCCTCTCCACCGGATATGACCCCAAGGAGAGATATCCAGCCTGGGTGCTCTGTGAGGATGGCACCGACAGAATCTATCTGAGATTCCGCTACAAGGACCAGAGACCTCTTTACTCCTTCAGAAGAGGTCAGGAGCTTGTGGTTTACGGGAGGCTCAAGGAGTTTGGTGGTGAAAAGTATATGGTGCACCCGGAGTTTCTCAAGGAGGAAGACTCT from Aquificaceae bacterium carries:
- a CDS encoding DNA adenine methylase produces the protein MHICERLKIRPFVKWAGGKRQLVKVLREHLPESYQTYIEPFLGGGALFFELMPEKAVVSDINEELINAYRVIRENVDELIQDLSRHVNSPEYYYRIRSLDPKKLDPVKRASRFIYLNKTCYNGLYRENSKGEFNVPFGYYENPKILDEENLRAISEYFNSSQVIILNSDFMEVCALAKSGDFVYLDPPYYPYDNVSSFTKYTRYDFTERDHLELAEVFKELNRKGVYVMLTNSNTDFIKRLYSGYRIKELYAFRAINCRGDLRKRRKSDLLITNY